Genomic segment of Paenibacillus sp. FSL R5-0623:
GTTTTGAACAAAAACTGGATCGTTACGCTGAACTTGCTGTAAAAGTAGGTGCTAATGTACAACCAGGGCAAGTATTTCTTATCAGTGCGATGATTGATACCGCTGAATTCGTACGTTTGCTGGTCCGCAAGGGATATGAAGCTGGCGCCAAGCAGGTCATTGTAAAATACGGAGATGAAACCGTTAATCGATTGCGGTTTGAGATGGCCCCTGAGGAATCCTTCCAAGAGCCGCCGAAATGGCATGCAGCGGAGCTTGAAGAACTGGCGGCCAATAATGCAGCCTTTCTGACCGTATTGTCATCCAGCCCAGACCTAATGAAAGGTATTGACCCGGAGCGGATTTCCACCCATCAGCGTACATATGGTCAGGCGATGGCCAAGTACCGTCAGTATCAACAGGCGGATAAAATGAGCTGGACGGGTGTGGCATGTCCTTCGCCCGATTGGGCAGCCAAAGTATTCCCGGATCTCCCGGCAGCTGAGCAGGTTAGCCAGTTGTGGGAAGCCATTTTTGCTGCGGTGAGAGCCGATCTGGAGGACCCTGTAGCGGCTTGGGAACAGCATATTGAACGACTGGAGACCAAAGCCGTTGCCCTGAACAACAAGAAGTATCAAGCATTACATTTCCTCTCCCCAGGGACGGATCTTACTGTCGAGCTTCCAGAAGGTCATATCTGGGCGCAGGCAGGTAGCGTGAATGAGCAAGGCACCCCTTTTGTCGCGAATATCCCGACAGAGGAAGTATTCACCGCTCCAGCCAAACATGGCGTTAATGGCAAAGTGTCCAGCACCAAACCACTCAGCTATGGCGGCAGTATCATTGATCATTTTTCGCTCACATTTGAGAACGGACGTATCATTGATTTTCATGCTGAAGAAGGTCAGGATACGCTGGAAAGACTCATTTCCATGGATGAAGGATCTCATTACCTCGGCGAAGTCGCTTTGGTTCCCTTCCATTCACCGATCTCTGAGA
This window contains:
- a CDS encoding aminopeptidase — translated: MLSFEQKLDRYAELAVKVGANVQPGQVFLISAMIDTAEFVRLLVRKGYEAGAKQVIVKYGDETVNRLRFEMAPEESFQEPPKWHAAELEELAANNAAFLTVLSSSPDLMKGIDPERISTHQRTYGQAMAKYRQYQQADKMSWTGVACPSPDWAAKVFPDLPAAEQVSQLWEAIFAAVRADLEDPVAAWEQHIERLETKAVALNNKKYQALHFLSPGTDLTVELPEGHIWAQAGSVNEQGTPFVANIPTEEVFTAPAKHGVNGKVSSTKPLSYGGSIIDHFSLTFENGRIIDFHAEEGQDTLERLISMDEGSHYLGEVALVPFHSPISESGILYYTTLYDENASCHLAIGSSYAFNIEGGKSMSPEELAARGMNTSITHVDFMMGSPETDIYGITANGEREAIFLKGDWAF